The following nucleotide sequence is from Gymnodinialimonas sp. 202GB13-11.
TCTCGAGCACATGCTCGCCCGGCTGCGCGCCCATTTCATCAACCATCTGTTTGTATTTCGCGATCTGCGCGGCCTCCAAGCTCTCCTGCCCGGTCTCAAACAGCGCACTGGAATAGGTCATCGTGTCATCAAGCCAAAGCGCATAAAAATCATTGCCCAGATCATAATGGGCCGAGATGTTCTTTTTCGCCTGCCGCTTGGTGTTGGACTGCAACCAAAAGCGGAACTTCTCGTAGGCGCGGATCAGACCCATGCCAAGGAAGCCGTCATAGACCTCATCATTATCGGCATGGACGACATCAAGAAACGCCTGCAGATCGGGCGTGGACCACCATTCATCAAGGTAGGCATCGCAAAAGCCCAGGTCCCCTTCGCGGATCAGGCGGGCGAAGATATCGACGTTGTGGATGTTGAGCTCTCCCACCGGGCCGGGCTTGTCCCCTTCCACGCGGAACACGCGCCCGTCGGGCAGGCGAAAATCAATCCGCCCATGTTCCAGATTCTGCGCCTGGTCGAACACGGCTTTGAAGTAGCGCGGCAGATCGCGCTGCCCCTCAAGTGATGTGAGTGCGGTCATTTTCTTCCCTTTGTCCCGCGCCAGTTTTGGTAGGCGCGGCGATGCGGGGCAAGCCCCCATCGTTTGTCAGTGTAAGGTATCCACGACACGTTCATGTCAGAAGTTTCGGTTCTCATACGCATGAAGCGCCCGTTTGCGCCCCTCGGCGGCGTCAACGATCGGCTTATCCGGGTATCCATCGCCCGGCGACATGTTCCATGAGCGAGGGATCGCGTCGAAATAGCTTGTGGCCGTTTCCGGCGGCTGGTTCGTGATTTCGGCCAACCAGCGCATCCGGTAGCGGCCATTCTTGTCGAACTTTTCGGCCTGCGTTTCGGGGTTGAAGACGCGGAAATAGGGTGTCGCGTCGGGGCCGGAGCCCGCCGACCACTGCCAGCCCATCGCGTTGGAGGCCGGGTCCCAATCCACAAGGCATTCTTCAAACCAATCCAGACCGATCTGCCAATGACACATCAGGTGCTTGGTCAGGTAGGAGGCCACCAACATCCGTGCGCGGTTGTGCATGCGGCCGGTCACATACATCTCACGCATCGCGGCATCGACGATGGCCATGCCTGTGCGCCCCTGCTTCCAAGCTTTCACCTCGGCCTTGCGTTCATCGGTGTTCCACGGGAAGGCATCCCATTCCTCACGCCAGTTGCCGGAGGTGATGCGGGGTGTGTGGTAGACGAGGTGATAGGCAAAGTCGCGCCAGACGACTTCTTTCAAGAAGGTTTCGGCCCCCTGCTTGCCCTCTTCCATCGCGCGTTGACCGGCCCACCAGCAGGCCCGCGCGCTGATTTCGCCATAGGCGAGGTTCTCGGACAGAAGCGATGTGCCATTCTTGGCGAGGTTGTCACGCGCGTCGGAATAATCGTCGATCCCGTGGCCGATGAAATTGGCCAGCCGCGCCCGGGCAGCCGGTTCGCCGACGTTCAGATGCTCCGCCACGATATCGGCGCCCCGGTTCATTGCGGCACCAAGTTGCCAGTCGGCGATGTCGTCGGAGGCGGGCCAGCTGCCCGGTGCCGGGATTTTCGGCGCGCTCAACGCTTCCCCCGGATCGCGGGAGCGCACGTTTTTCCAGAACGGCGTGTAGACCTTGTAGTAGGCCCCGCCGCCGGTCTCGACCGTCCAGGGCTCAAACAGGATATGGCCGTTGTGGCTGAAGGCTTCGATCCCGTCGTCCTTTAGCCCGGCCTTAACGCCTTCGTCGCGTTTGCGACTGTCGGGGTCATAAAGGCGGTTCCAGTGCACAGCCTTCGCGCCCGTGTCCTCAATCAGCTTTTGCAAAACCGGAAACGCATCACCGCGCCGCAGGATCAGCTTGCATCCGGCTTCTTCCAGTGCTTTGGCGAAGGCCTCAACGCCCAGACCCAGCCGCCATTTCGGGGCAGCGCCGTGGCTTTCCACCACCTCGTCGCAAATGAACACAGGGATAACGGGGCCACCGGCCGCGCAGGCGGCCACCAGCGCCGGATTGTCCGAAAGACGCAGGTCCCGACGGACCCAGTAGAGGATTGGTGCGCTCATGCCCTGCCCTTGTTAACGCTTTGTATCGCAAGCTAGGGCGCGGTGGCGCGGGTCAAGTCACTCGACGGCTTCGACCAGCACAAGATCGCGTTCCGAGGCCCCTTTCGCATGGCTGAGCGCCTCTTGATAGGTCTCAGATTCGTAGCAGGCATTGGCCGCATCAAGGCTGGGGAAAATGCTGACCACGTTGCGCGGATGGGCGCGGCCCTCTTTCTGGATGGCCGTGCCACCACGGGCGAGGAACTTGCCGCCGTGGGCTTCGATGGCCTTGGTCGCAAGCGCCGCGTATTTCGCGTAAGCCTCTTCATCGGTGACGGTGACGTGGGCGATCCAATAGGCTTGGGGCATTGTTCAGGCTCCTTCAATGACGGCTTTGGCAGCCGCAATGGCGTCGTCGGCTTTGGAGGCATCGGCCCCGCCGCCCTGCGCGAAGTCGGGCCGGCCACCGCCGCCCTTGCCGCCAAGTACAGGGGTTGCGGCGCGGACAAGGTCCACGGCACTGATCTTGTCTGTCAGGTCATCGGTCACACCAGCGGCCACAGCCGCTTTGCCGCCCGCATCTGCAATGAGCAGGACAGCACCGGAACCAAGGCGCGCTTTGTGTTCGTCGATGATCCCCGCAAGGTCCTTACCCGTGACGCCAGACAGCGCTTGAGCATGGAAGGCGATGCCGTTGATTTCATTGGCTTCCGGCGCGCTTGCGCCACCCGCCATGGCAAGCTCACGCCGCAATTGGGCCACTTCGTTTTCTAGCTTCTTGCGCTCGTCCATCAGGGCTTTCACCCGCTCCGGCACGTCCGAGGCCTGCGCCTTCAGTGTGTTCGCCGTCTCCGCCAGCAGATGGTCCTGCCCGCGCAGATAGTCGTGGGCCGCCTGCCCCGTCAACGCTTCGATCCGGCGGACACCGGCGGAGGACGCAGAGTCGCCAAGCGTCACAAACGCCCCGATCTCACCCGTGCGCGAAACATGGGTGCCGCCGCAAAGCTCCAGCGACCAGGTATCGCCGTTGATCCCCTTGCCGGTGTCGGCCCGGCCCATGGAGACAACGCGGACCTCATCGCCGTACTTTTCACCAAACAGCGCCTGCGCCCCTATGGCGCGCGCGTCGTCGGGCGTCATGATCCGGGTCTCCACCGCTTCGTTCTGGCGAATGAAGTGGTTCACCTCGCGTTCGATCTCGGCAAGGTCCTCCAGCGTCAGGGCGTGGTTATGCGAGAAGTCGAACCGCAGCCTGTCTGCCGCATTCAACGAGCCTCGCTGAGCCACGTGGTCGCCAAGCCGTTCGCGCAGGGCCTCGTGCAACAGATGCGTCGCGGAGTGGTTCGCCCGGATGGCAGACCGGCGGGCGTGGTCGACGGCGAGTTCCGCCCCCTGCCCGGCCTTTACCTCACCATCGCTGACCGTGCCGATGTGCAGAAAGACGCCCGCGACCTTGCGGGTGTCCGTCACGGTGACAGTCCCGGTCTCTGTCTTAATGACGCCCGTGTCGCCAATCTGACCGCCGGATTCGGCATAAAACGGCGTCTGGTTCAGGACCACGGTGACGTCGCCCTTGGCCGCATCGACCGTCGCACCGTCGCTGACAAGCGCAAGGATTTGCCCTTCGGCCACTTCGGTGTCATAGCCGAGGAATTCCGTCACGCCGTGTTCTTCCGCGATGTCGAACCAGATCGTCGCGTCCGCCGCATCACCCGAGCCTGACCAAGCCGCCCGCGCCTTGGCCTTCTGCTCTTCCATCGCGGCGTCAAAGCCGTCGGTATCCACACCACGCCCCTTCTCGCGCAACGCGTCCTGCGTCAGGTCGAGGGGGAAGCCATAGGTATCGTAGAGTTTGAAAGCTGCCTCACCGGGCAGGTCGCTGCCTTCGGGCAAATTGCCAAGCTCATCATCCAGCAGCTTCAAGCCACGGTCGAGCGTCTGACGGAAGCGTTCTTCTTCCAGCTTCAGCGTCTCGGTGATCAGCGCCTGCGCTTGTCCCAGTTCCGGGTAGGCCTGCCCCATCTGGCTGACCAGTGCGGGCACAAGCCGATACATCAACGGGTCTTTCGCGCCCAGAAGATGCGCGTGACGCATGGCGCGGCGCATGATCCGGCGAAGGACGTAGCCGCGCCCGTCATTGGACGGCATCACGCCATCGGCGATCAGGAAAGAGGTTGAGCGGAGGTGATCGGCGATCACGCGGTGATGCACGTTCTGGTCGCCATCGATATCGGTCGACGACGCGTTGGCTGACGCCTCCATCAGCGACCGCATCGTGTCGGTGTCGTAGTTGTCGTGCGAGCCTTGCAGCAACGCCCCAATCCGCTCCAGCCCCATGCCGGTGTCGATTGACTGCATTTCCAACGGCACCATGGAGCCATCGGCGAATTGCTCGTTCTGCATGAAAACGATGTTCCAGATCTCGATGAACCGGTCGCCGTCCTCTTCCGGCGAACCCGGGGGGCCGCCCCAGATGTGGTCGCCATGGTCATAGAAAATCTCGGTACACGGCCCGCACGGCCCGGTCGGCCCCATCTGCCAGAAGTTGTCGGACGTCGCGATGCGAATGATCCGGTCTTCCGGCACGCCGACCTTCTTCCAAAGCTCGAACGCCTCGTCATCCTCATGCCAGACGGTCGTGGACAGCTTCGACTTGTCGATTCCGAAATCCTTGGTGATCAGTTCCCACGCGAAGGGGATGGCGTCGTCCTTGAAGTAGTCACCAAAGCTGAAATTCCCCAGCATTTCAAAGAACGTATGGTGGCGTGCGGTGTAGCCCACATTGTCGAGGTCGTTGTGCTTGCCCCCGGCGCGCACGCATTTCTGCGACGTCGTGGCGCGGACATAGTCGCGGCGTTCCACCCCGGTGAAGAGGTTCTTGAACTGCACCATGCCGGAATTGACGAACATCAGCGTCGGGTCGTTGCGCGGGACCAGCGGGCTGGAAGGCACAACCTCGTGCCCCTGGCGCGCGAAGTAGTCGAGGAAGGTCGAGCGGATATCGTTCAGGCTGGTCATGGGCGTGCGTCCGTGGCTGAGGTGCAAAGGCCGATGTATCCCCGTGGCTTGGGTCTGTCCACAGGACCAAACGAAAAAGGGCGGCCCGATGGACCGCCCCCTGCACCCTCGGATCGTGGCGCTTTATTCGTCGTCGTCGAGGATATCCTCGTCGCCTTCACGCTCCATCTCGAAATCGAGGCCGTGGGCGGCGCGGATCTTGTCTTCGATCTGCAAGGCGATGTCAGTGTTTTCCTTGAGGAACGACTTCGCGTTTTCACGCCCCTGCCCGATGCGTTCATCGCCGTAGCTGAACCAGCTGCCGGATTTTTCCACGACGCCAGCCTTCACACCCAGATCGAGCAGTTCGCCCATTTTGGAGATGCCTTCGCCATACATGATGTCGAATTCAACCTGCTTGAACGGCGGGGCGACCTTGTTCTTAACAACTTTCACGCGTGTCGCGTTGCCGACAACCTCATCACGGTCCTTCAGCGCGCCGATGCGGCGGATATCGAGACGGACGGAAGAATAGAACTTCAGCGCGTTACCGCCCGTCGTCGTCTCGGGCGAGCCGAACATGACGCCGATTTTCATGCGGATCTGGTTGATGAAGATCACGGTGCAGCCCGAGCGGTTGATAGAACCGGTCAGCTTGCGCATCGCCTGAGACATTAGGCGGGCATGCACACCCACGGAACTGTCGCCCATGTCACCTTCAAGCTCGGACTTCGGCGTCAGCGCCGCAACCGAGTCGACGATAACCATGCTGACGGCGCCAGAACGGACCAGCGTATCGACAATCTCCAAAGCCTGCTCACCGGTGTCGGGCTGCGAAATCAGCAGCTCGTCAAGGTTCACGCCAAGCTTCTTGGCATATTGCGGATCAAGGGCGTGTTCAGCGTCCACGAACGCACACACACCGCCCTTTTTCTGCTCCTCGGCCACGCAATGCAGCGTGAGCGTCGTCTTGCCCGAGCTTTCCGGACCATAGATTTCAACGATGCGACCCTTCGGGATGCCACCGATCCCCAACGCGATGTCGAGGCCAAGCGAGCCGGTCGAGGTCGAGTCGATTTCCTGAATGGCGTTTTCACCACCCAGTTTCATGATAGAGCCTTTGCCGAACTGCCGTTCGATCTGGGCCAATGCACTGTCGAGGGCCTTTTGCTTGTCGGCCGAGATACGGTCAGTCATGTCGAGAAGGTTCGCCGTTGCCATGGAGTTTCGTCCTTATGTCATGCCGCGGGGCGTGGCGGCAATGGGGCCGGTCGGGGTTATCCCCTGAAATCCGGCATGCTCTTTGTTCACCTCTTGTTCGCATATTTACTAGCAAACAAAACGAGAACAATTCAAGTTAAATCTTATGCGCTGTGATCTTTCGACTTGAGACGTTAACAATCGGTTACGGTGGCCAAAAAAACTTGAGGCGCGAGATGTTGGTGTTTTGGAAAGCCCGTTTGGTGCTGCTTGCGGTTCCGAAAACGGGGACCACCGCGCTAGAAGAAGCGCTGATGCCCTACGCCGACTCGGCGATTCTCAATCCCCCGCAGCAAAAGCACTGCACAGTGAAACGCTATCGCAATCAGTTGCAGAAGTTCTTTGAGCAGCGTGGGCAGCGTCAGCTAGAGCTTATGGCCGTGGTCCGCGAACCGGTCGGCTGGCTCTCAAGCTGGTATCGGTACCGCGCCCGCGACGCGATTGCGGGCAGCGCGAATTCCACCCAAGGCGTCAGCTTCGATGCATTTGTCGAGGCATGGCTGGAAGACGATCCCCCGGCCTTTGCGAAAGTCGGCCGCCAATCCCGGTTCGTGACCGAGGAGGACGGCTCCCTCGGGGTCGACCATCTCTTCAGCCATGCCAAGCTGGACGAGGCGGTGCGCTTTCTTGAGGGGCGCGTGAAGGCGAAACTGGATGTCGGGCGCAGCAACGTTTCGCCCAATCAAGCCACAGATCTCAGCCCCCGCGTTCTGCAACGCCTCCAGGACGAGGCGCCGCAGGAATTCGCACTTTGGGAGCATGTTCAGGCGCTTGGCCGCTAGTGTAACTGACGGCGAACCGTCTCCGTCAGGTCTGTCAGAGAAAACGGTTTGGGCAGGAACACGGAGCCCGGAATGCCATCCTCACTGCCCTCAAGCGCATCCTCTGCATAGCCTGAGACG
It contains:
- a CDS encoding deoxyribodipyrimidine photo-lyase, whose product is MSAPILYWVRRDLRLSDNPALVAACAAGGPVIPVFICDEVVESHGAAPKWRLGLGVEAFAKALEEAGCKLILRRGDAFPVLQKLIEDTGAKAVHWNRLYDPDSRKRDEGVKAGLKDDGIEAFSHNGHILFEPWTVETGGGAYYKVYTPFWKNVRSRDPGEALSAPKIPAPGSWPASDDIADWQLGAAMNRGADIVAEHLNVGEPAARARLANFIGHGIDDYSDARDNLAKNGTSLLSENLAYGEISARACWWAGQRAMEEGKQGAETFLKEVVWRDFAYHLVYHTPRITSGNWREEWDAFPWNTDERKAEVKAWKQGRTGMAIVDAAMREMYVTGRMHNRARMLVASYLTKHLMCHWQIGLDWFEECLVDWDPASNAMGWQWSAGSGPDATPYFRVFNPETQAEKFDKNGRYRMRWLAEITNQPPETATSYFDAIPRSWNMSPGDGYPDKPIVDAAEGRKRALHAYENRNF
- a CDS encoding DUF1330 domain-containing protein, with the protein product MPQAYWIAHVTVTDEEAYAKYAALATKAIEAHGGKFLARGGTAIQKEGRAHPRNVVSIFPSLDAANACYESETYQEALSHAKGASERDLVLVEAVE
- the alaS gene encoding alanine--tRNA ligase, producing MTSLNDIRSTFLDYFARQGHEVVPSSPLVPRNDPTLMFVNSGMVQFKNLFTGVERRDYVRATTSQKCVRAGGKHNDLDNVGYTARHHTFFEMLGNFSFGDYFKDDAIPFAWELITKDFGIDKSKLSTTVWHEDDEAFELWKKVGVPEDRIIRIATSDNFWQMGPTGPCGPCTEIFYDHGDHIWGGPPGSPEEDGDRFIEIWNIVFMQNEQFADGSMVPLEMQSIDTGMGLERIGALLQGSHDNYDTDTMRSLMEASANASSTDIDGDQNVHHRVIADHLRSTSFLIADGVMPSNDGRGYVLRRIMRRAMRHAHLLGAKDPLMYRLVPALVSQMGQAYPELGQAQALITETLKLEEERFRQTLDRGLKLLDDELGNLPEGSDLPGEAAFKLYDTYGFPLDLTQDALREKGRGVDTDGFDAAMEEQKAKARAAWSGSGDAADATIWFDIAEEHGVTEFLGYDTEVAEGQILALVSDGATVDAAKGDVTVVLNQTPFYAESGGQIGDTGVIKTETGTVTVTDTRKVAGVFLHIGTVSDGEVKAGQGAELAVDHARRSAIRANHSATHLLHEALRERLGDHVAQRGSLNAADRLRFDFSHNHALTLEDLAEIEREVNHFIRQNEAVETRIMTPDDARAIGAQALFGEKYGDEVRVVSMGRADTGKGINGDTWSLELCGGTHVSRTGEIGAFVTLGDSASSAGVRRIEALTGQAAHDYLRGQDHLLAETANTLKAQASDVPERVKALMDERKKLENEVAQLRRELAMAGGASAPEANEINGIAFHAQALSGVTGKDLAGIIDEHKARLGSGAVLLIADAGGKAAVAAGVTDDLTDKISAVDLVRAATPVLGGKGGGGRPDFAQGGGADASKADDAIAAAKAVIEGA
- the recA gene encoding recombinase RecA; this encodes MATANLLDMTDRISADKQKALDSALAQIERQFGKGSIMKLGGENAIQEIDSTSTGSLGLDIALGIGGIPKGRIVEIYGPESSGKTTLTLHCVAEEQKKGGVCAFVDAEHALDPQYAKKLGVNLDELLISQPDTGEQALEIVDTLVRSGAVSMVIVDSVAALTPKSELEGDMGDSSVGVHARLMSQAMRKLTGSINRSGCTVIFINQIRMKIGVMFGSPETTTGGNALKFYSSVRLDIRRIGALKDRDEVVGNATRVKVVKNKVAPPFKQVEFDIMYGEGISKMGELLDLGVKAGVVEKSGSWFSYGDERIGQGRENAKSFLKENTDIALQIEDKIRAAHGLDFEMEREGDEDILDDDE
- a CDS encoding gamma-glutamyl kinase → MPYADSAILNPPQQKHCTVKRYRNQLQKFFEQRGQRQLELMAVVREPVGWLSSWYRYRARDAIAGSANSTQGVSFDAFVEAWLEDDPPAFAKVGRQSRFVTEEDGSLGVDHLFSHAKLDEAVRFLEGRVKAKLDVGRSNVSPNQATDLSPRVLQRLQDEAPQEFALWEHVQALGR